One Amycolatopsis thermophila DNA segment encodes these proteins:
- a CDS encoding peptidoglycan D,D-transpeptidase FtsI family protein has protein sequence MNKPMRRVGIAMLTMVVLLLANITYIQVVKADDYRTDSRNRRVLLEEYSRQRGSIVSQFDGQVLADVTATDDKLKFERRYTNGPMYAPVTGYYSVRYGSAGMERAEDDILNGSDPRLFVRRLSDMVTGRDPRGGSVQLTINPAVQSAVYNLMTQKGYTGAAVAMNPKTGEILAMVSTPSYDPNALASHDSTTQQEAWTRFTDDPAEPMVNRAISETYPPGSTFKLLVAAAELENGATATTPVSNAPNVKLPGTNVTLENYGGESCPGTTFKDALAYSCNVPFATFAGQLGADKLRATAANFGIGTPLSIPLAVAPSALGDLDSQGALYQSGIGQRDVRLTPLQDLMLSATIANGGMAMKPQLIKSLLGADLSETLQTFSPEKLTGTPALSKENAAVLTDMMIASEANTKGGGKRGDIQIASKTGTAEHGTDPKATPPHAWYTAFAPAADPQIAVAVIVESGGNRGLAATGGTVAAEIGRAAINAQLGGG, from the coding sequence ATGAACAAGCCCATGCGCCGCGTCGGCATCGCCATGCTCACCATGGTGGTGCTGCTGCTGGCCAACATCACCTACATCCAGGTGGTGAAGGCCGACGACTACCGCACCGACTCGCGCAACCGGCGGGTGCTGCTGGAGGAGTACTCCCGGCAGCGGGGCAGCATCGTGTCCCAGTTCGACGGCCAGGTCCTGGCCGACGTGACGGCCACGGACGACAAGCTGAAGTTCGAGCGCCGGTACACCAACGGCCCGATGTACGCGCCGGTCACCGGCTACTACTCGGTGCGCTACGGCTCCGCCGGCATGGAACGGGCCGAGGACGACATCCTCAACGGCTCGGACCCGCGGCTGTTCGTGCGCCGCCTGTCGGACATGGTCACCGGCCGCGACCCGCGCGGCGGCAGCGTGCAGCTCACCATCAACCCCGCGGTGCAGTCGGCCGTCTACAACCTCATGACGCAGAAGGGCTACACCGGCGCCGCCGTCGCGATGAACCCGAAGACGGGCGAGATCCTGGCGATGGTGTCCACGCCCTCCTACGACCCGAACGCCCTGGCCTCGCACGACAGCACGACGCAGCAGGAGGCGTGGACCAGGTTCACCGACGACCCGGCCGAGCCGATGGTCAACCGGGCGATCTCGGAGACCTACCCGCCGGGTTCGACGTTCAAGTTGCTGGTCGCCGCGGCCGAGCTGGAGAACGGCGCCACCGCGACCACGCCGGTCAGCAACGCGCCGAACGTGAAGCTGCCGGGCACCAACGTGACCCTGGAGAACTACGGCGGCGAGTCGTGCCCGGGCACGACGTTCAAGGACGCGCTGGCCTACTCGTGCAACGTCCCGTTCGCGACCTTCGCCGGTCAGCTGGGCGCCGACAAGCTGCGGGCCACCGCGGCGAACTTCGGCATCGGCACGCCGCTGTCGATCCCGCTGGCCGTGGCTCCGTCGGCGCTGGGCGACCTGGACTCGCAGGGCGCGCTCTACCAGTCCGGCATCGGCCAGCGCGACGTGCGGCTGACCCCGCTGCAGGACCTGATGCTGTCCGCCACGATCGCCAACGGCGGGATGGCGATGAAGCCGCAGCTGATCAAGAGCCTGCTCGGCGCCGACCTGTCGGAGACGCTGCAGACGTTCTCTCCCGAGAAGCTGACCGGCACGCCGGCGCTGTCCAAGGAGAACGCGGCCGTGCTGACCGACATGATGATCGCCTCCGAGGCGAACACCAAGGGCGGCGGCAAGCGCGGCGACATCCAGATCGCCTCCAAGACCGGCACCGCCGAGCACGGCACCGACCCGAAGGCCACGCCGCCGCACGCCTGGTACACCGCGTTCGCGCCGGCCGCCGACCCGCAGATCGCCGTCGCGGTGATCGTCGAGTCCGGTGGTAACCGCGGCCTGGCCGCGACCGGTGGCACCGTGGCGGCCGAGATCGGCCGCGCCGCGATCAACGCCCAGCTCGGGGGTGGGTAG
- a CDS encoding FtsW/RodA/SpoVE family cell cycle protein encodes MSQPPLSDQAAALYASNPPREMPTRRGTELAMLGFAAFIVTCAFVLVQANQEQELSWAIVWYGLAYLGLFAVAHAAVRRWAAYADPLILPCVALLNGLGLVMIYRIDLANAEEATRSGENFAADAPKQVLFTALSLALFLAVLIVVKDHRTLTRYGYTAGLIGMVALALPAVLPSSLSEVNGAKVWVKLPGFSIQPAEFSKILLMIFFSSFLVAKRDLFMIAGKKVFGVELPRARDLGPLLIAAAVCLLVLVFEKDLGTSLLLFGIVLVMLYVATERAIWVLTGLSFFIVGCLIAYQLFTHVQQRVANWIDPLATYSDPGGGYQIAQGLFGLGTGGVGGTGLGAGRPEIVPESNTDFITAGLGEELGFVGLAAILVVYLLLATRGMRSALAVRDTFGKLLGCGLSFTIVMQVFVIVGGVTKLIPMTGITTPFLSYGGSSLLANYILVALLLRISDAARRPSQKPRPKQPQQQAPLAEAHTVMVQRPPAGGNATGEPTA; translated from the coding sequence ATGAGCCAGCCACCGCTGTCGGATCAGGCAGCCGCCCTCTACGCCAGCAATCCCCCGCGGGAGATGCCCACCCGGCGTGGCACCGAACTGGCCATGCTGGGTTTCGCCGCGTTCATCGTCACGTGCGCGTTCGTGCTCGTGCAGGCGAACCAGGAACAGGAGCTGTCCTGGGCGATCGTCTGGTACGGCCTGGCCTACCTCGGGCTGTTCGCGGTCGCCCACGCGGCGGTGCGCCGCTGGGCGGCCTACGCGGACCCGCTGATCCTGCCGTGCGTCGCGCTGCTCAACGGCCTCGGCCTGGTGATGATCTACCGGATCGACCTGGCCAACGCGGAGGAGGCGACCCGCTCCGGGGAGAACTTCGCCGCCGACGCGCCCAAGCAGGTGCTGTTCACCGCGTTGTCGCTGGCGCTGTTCCTCGCCGTGCTGATCGTGGTCAAGGACCACCGGACGCTGACCCGCTACGGCTACACCGCGGGCCTGATCGGCATGGTCGCGCTGGCGCTGCCCGCGGTGCTGCCCAGTTCGCTGTCCGAGGTCAACGGCGCGAAGGTCTGGGTGAAGCTGCCCGGCTTCTCCATCCAGCCGGCCGAGTTCTCGAAGATCCTGCTGATGATCTTCTTCTCGTCGTTCCTGGTCGCCAAGCGCGACCTGTTCATGATCGCGGGCAAGAAGGTGTTCGGGGTCGAGCTGCCCCGCGCGCGTGACCTGGGCCCGCTGCTCATCGCCGCCGCGGTCTGCCTGCTCGTCCTGGTGTTCGAGAAGGACCTGGGCACGTCGCTGCTGCTCTTCGGCATCGTCCTGGTGATGCTCTACGTCGCCACCGAGCGGGCGATCTGGGTGCTCACCGGGCTGAGCTTCTTCATCGTCGGCTGCCTGATCGCCTACCAGCTGTTCACGCACGTGCAGCAGCGCGTCGCGAACTGGATCGACCCGCTGGCGACGTACTCCGACCCGGGCGGCGGTTACCAGATCGCGCAGGGCCTGTTCGGCCTCGGCACCGGCGGGGTCGGCGGCACCGGCCTCGGCGCCGGGCGGCCGGAGATCGTGCCGGAGTCCAACACCGACTTCATCACCGCCGGCCTCGGCGAGGAGCTCGGGTTCGTCGGGCTGGCCGCGATCCTGGTGGTCTACCTGCTGCTGGCCACGCGCGGCATGCGCAGCGCGCTGGCCGTGCGGGACACCTTCGGCAAGCTGCTCGGCTGCGGCCTGTCGTTCACGATCGTCATGCAGGTGTTCGTGATCGTCGGCGGCGTGACGAAGCTGATCCCGATGACCGGCATCACGACACCGTTCCTGTCCTACGGCGGGTCGTCGCTGCTGGCCAACTACATCCTGGTCGCCCTGCTGCTCCGCATCTCGGACGCGGCGCGGCGGCCGTCCCAGAAACCCCGGCCCAAGCAGCCGCAGCAGCAGGCTCCGCTGGCCGAGGCGCACACGGTGATGGTGCAGCGGCCGCCGGCCGGGGGCAACGCGACAGGGGAACCGACGGCATGA
- a CDS encoding FHA domain-containing protein FhaB/FipA — protein MPELVVQLTRVGFLVLLWLFVLAALRVVRSDLYAASGLKVAMPGLRRAKEQKKPRGNAKTPRQLLVTHGALAGTRITLDGRPITIGRADDSTLVLDDDYASTRHARLSLRGTDWYVEDLGSTNGTYLDRAKVTAPLRVPLGVPIRIGKTVIELRP, from the coding sequence GTGCCGGAGCTGGTCGTTCAACTCACCAGAGTGGGCTTTCTCGTGCTGCTCTGGCTGTTCGTGCTGGCTGCCCTACGGGTGGTGCGCTCGGATCTGTACGCCGCGTCGGGCCTGAAGGTGGCGATGCCCGGCCTGCGCCGGGCGAAGGAGCAGAAGAAGCCGCGGGGCAACGCCAAGACGCCCCGCCAGCTGCTCGTCACCCACGGGGCGCTGGCCGGCACCCGGATCACGCTCGACGGCAGGCCGATCACGATCGGCCGCGCCGACGACTCCACCCTGGTGCTGGACGACGACTACGCCTCCACCCGGCACGCCCGGCTGTCGCTGCGCGGCACGGACTGGTACGTGGAAGATCTGGGATCGACCAACGGGACTTATCTGGACCGGGCTAAGGTCACTGCACCCCTCCGAGTACCCCTCGGTGTCCCCATCCGGATCGGCAAGACGGTGATCGAGCTTCGCCCATGA
- a CDS encoding protein kinase domain-containing protein has product MLSTGQLLADRYRLVHRIAVGGMGEVWQASDTRLDRIVAVKVLKAELSQDAEFLHRFRTEARTTASLNHPGIAAVHDYGETVAGEHAIAYLVMEHVDGEPLAGILMREGRLAADRTLDILEQAGNALQAAHERGLVHRDIKPGNILVTPTGTVKVTDFGIAKAADAAPVTRSGMVMGTAHYIAPEQALGHDAEPASDVYSLAVCGYECLAGHRPFLSENAVTVAMMHIRDLPPPLPPDVPPHARAVIEATLVKDPRQRYNSGGEFAAAIAAVRNGHALPAPSGLVQTYAPVVGPVAPVGPASQPAMQPVSPPGMPHPSGVLPMPVPPRRRVPIAVWVLLAVLVAGIVVALLVLLPDWGGSGTGKLPGGQVGTTDMVPGTRQLPPPEETTYEA; this is encoded by the coding sequence ATGCTGTCCACCGGTCAGCTGCTGGCCGATCGTTACCGGCTCGTCCACCGCATCGCCGTCGGCGGGATGGGCGAGGTCTGGCAGGCCAGTGACACCCGGTTGGACCGCATCGTCGCGGTGAAGGTGCTCAAGGCCGAACTGTCGCAGGACGCGGAGTTCCTGCACCGCTTCCGCACGGAGGCGCGGACGACGGCGTCGCTGAACCACCCCGGCATCGCGGCGGTGCACGACTACGGCGAGACCGTCGCCGGCGAGCACGCCATCGCGTACCTGGTGATGGAGCACGTGGACGGCGAACCGCTGGCCGGGATCCTGATGCGCGAGGGACGGCTGGCGGCCGACCGCACGCTGGACATCCTCGAGCAGGCCGGAAACGCGTTGCAGGCCGCCCACGAACGCGGTCTGGTGCACCGGGACATCAAGCCGGGCAACATCCTGGTCACCCCGACCGGCACGGTGAAGGTCACCGACTTCGGCATCGCCAAGGCCGCCGACGCGGCACCGGTGACGAGGTCCGGCATGGTGATGGGCACCGCGCACTACATCGCACCCGAGCAGGCGCTCGGCCACGACGCGGAACCGGCGAGCGACGTCTACTCGCTGGCCGTCTGCGGGTACGAGTGCCTGGCCGGGCACCGCCCGTTCCTGTCCGAGAACGCGGTGACGGTCGCGATGATGCACATCCGCGACCTGCCGCCGCCCCTGCCGCCGGACGTGCCACCGCACGCGCGCGCGGTCATCGAGGCGACCCTGGTCAAGGACCCGCGGCAGCGCTACAACAGCGGCGGCGAGTTCGCGGCCGCCATCGCCGCGGTCCGGAACGGGCACGCGCTACCGGCGCCGTCCGGCCTGGTGCAGACTTATGCGCCGGTCGTCGGTCCGGTGGCACCCGTCGGCCCGGCCTCCCAGCCGGCGATGCAGCCGGTCAGCCCACCCGGTATGCCGCACCCGAGCGGGGTGCTGCCGATGCCGGTGCCACCGCGGCGGCGGGTTCCGATCGCCGTGTGGGTGCTGCTGGCCGTACTGGTGGCCGGGATCGTGGTGGCCCTGCTGGTGTTACTGCCCGACTGGGGCGGCAGCGGGACCGGCAAACTCCCCGGCGGTCAGGTCGGCACCACCGACATGGTCCCCGGCACGCGGCAACTCCCTCCCCCCGAAGAGACGACCTACGAGGCATGA
- the pknB gene encoding Stk1 family PASTA domain-containing Ser/Thr kinase, producing the protein MTAPRMLSNRYELGDTLGYGGMSEVHHGTDVRLGREVAVKILRADLARDPQFQERFRREAQNAAALNHPAIVAVYDTGEAQTEYGPLPYIVMEYVRGRTLRDIVKTEGPLSQKRAMEVMADVCAALDFSHRHGIVHRDVKPANVMITDQGAVKVMDFGIARAMHDGQAAMTQTAAVIGTAQYLSPEQARGEGVDARSDVYAAGCVLFELVTGEPPFTGDSPVAVAYQHVREDPKAPSAVNPAVSPELDAIVLKALAKGPANRYQSAAEMRADLVRTLSGQRPSAPMVMTPDERTQVIAGTPGHAADYDPDALEEDEQRRKRRKIIAAIVFTIIGLGLIAFILWLTGAFDSKPETALIPDVRGQQSAQAEATIRNKGFSNVTLMDKPCLRRTDGTETCSGDDVGKAINTDPAAGVSVALDQRITIFVGAKPGNVAVPALNGKTEDEAKSLLNQAGLLLDQNIQEVDVNDPDQYGKVQSQNPPANAQVAQGSTVTITIGRTPNMVDITDYTGQQYNVAKAGLEALGFKVTKKETDSDQPEGQVVNQKPNGGQQPEGSTVELTVSNGSGQKIQMPNLIGKTQNEAQQILQQLGWDGTIQYQAEQLDEDDDNVGKVTNTNPSAGQQIKKSDTITLFIGEARNGGGGGGNSSTPSTPGGGGIFPPTGHNNF; encoded by the coding sequence ATGACTGCACCCAGGATGCTGTCCAACCGCTACGAACTGGGCGACACGCTCGGTTACGGCGGCATGTCCGAGGTCCACCACGGCACCGACGTCCGGCTCGGCCGTGAAGTCGCCGTGAAGATCCTCCGTGCCGACCTCGCCCGCGACCCCCAGTTCCAGGAGCGGTTCCGGCGCGAGGCGCAGAACGCCGCGGCGCTGAACCACCCGGCGATCGTCGCGGTGTACGACACCGGTGAGGCCCAGACCGAGTACGGTCCGCTGCCCTACATCGTGATGGAGTACGTCCGGGGACGGACGCTGCGCGACATCGTCAAGACCGAGGGCCCGCTGTCGCAGAAGCGCGCCATGGAGGTCATGGCCGACGTCTGCGCCGCGCTGGACTTCTCGCACCGGCACGGCATCGTGCACCGGGACGTCAAGCCCGCCAACGTGATGATCACCGACCAGGGCGCGGTCAAGGTGATGGACTTCGGCATCGCCCGCGCGATGCACGACGGCCAGGCCGCGATGACGCAGACCGCAGCGGTGATCGGCACGGCGCAGTACCTGTCGCCGGAGCAGGCCCGCGGCGAGGGCGTGGACGCGCGCAGCGACGTCTACGCCGCCGGCTGCGTGCTGTTCGAGCTGGTCACCGGCGAGCCGCCGTTCACCGGTGACTCCCCGGTCGCGGTCGCCTACCAGCACGTGCGGGAGGACCCGAAGGCCCCGTCGGCGGTGAACCCCGCGGTGTCGCCGGAGCTGGACGCGATCGTGCTGAAAGCGCTGGCGAAGGGCCCGGCGAACCGGTACCAGTCCGCCGCGGAGATGCGCGCCGACCTGGTCCGCACGCTGTCCGGACAGCGGCCGTCCGCGCCGATGGTGATGACGCCGGACGAGCGCACGCAGGTGATCGCCGGGACACCCGGTCACGCCGCCGACTACGACCCGGACGCGCTGGAGGAGGACGAGCAGCGCCGCAAGCGCCGCAAGATCATCGCGGCGATCGTCTTCACGATCATCGGTCTTGGCCTGATCGCGTTCATCTTGTGGCTGACCGGGGCGTTCGACTCGAAGCCGGAGACCGCGCTGATCCCGGACGTCCGCGGGCAGCAGTCCGCGCAGGCGGAGGCGACGATCCGCAACAAGGGCTTCAGCAACGTGACGCTGATGGACAAGCCCTGCCTGCGCCGGACGGACGGCACCGAGACGTGCAGCGGCGACGACGTCGGCAAGGCGATCAACACCGACCCGGCCGCCGGGGTGAGCGTCGCGCTCGACCAGCGCATCACGATCTTCGTCGGCGCGAAGCCCGGCAACGTCGCGGTGCCCGCGCTCAACGGCAAGACCGAGGACGAGGCCAAGTCGCTGCTCAACCAGGCCGGGCTGCTCCTGGACCAGAACATCCAGGAGGTCGATGTCAACGACCCGGACCAGTACGGCAAGGTCCAGAGCCAGAACCCGCCGGCGAACGCGCAGGTCGCCCAGGGCAGCACGGTGACCATCACGATCGGCCGCACGCCGAACATGGTGGACATCACCGACTACACCGGCCAGCAGTACAACGTCGCCAAGGCGGGCCTGGAGGCGCTCGGTTTCAAGGTGACGAAGAAGGAGACGGACTCCGACCAGCCGGAGGGCCAGGTCGTCAACCAGAAGCCGAACGGCGGCCAGCAGCCCGAGGGCTCGACGGTGGAGCTGACGGTGTCCAACGGGTCGGGTCAGAAGATCCAGATGCCGAACCTGATCGGCAAGACCCAGAACGAGGCGCAGCAGATCCTGCAGCAGCTCGGCTGGGACGGCACGATCCAGTACCAGGCCGAGCAGCTGGACGAGGACGACGACAACGTCGGCAAGGTGACCAACACCAACCCGTCGGCGGGCCAGCAGATCAAGAAGAGCGACACGATCACGTTGTTCATCGGCGAGGCCAGGAACGGCGGCGGCGGTGGCGGCAACAGCTCGACGCCGTCGACCCCGGGTGGCGGGGGCATCTTCCCGCCGACGGGCCACAACAACTTCTGA
- a CDS encoding DUF3662 and FHA domain-containing protein: MGRVERFDRRLESLVGNTFARMFGGNVVTQEVAQALEREGEDNVRELAGGRLLAPNHYIVSLGPTDYDRMAGDELRVTRVLTEAVSEHLAEHGWDTYGDVVVSLERNDALHTGQFKTRSSVDPDVSARNVAGAGRSARPSNAGDPAMSQPPGYGQGQYDQGDPYGQQGQYGYGQQGQPGYDHQGGYGQPGYDQGGYGGGQPGYDQGGYGGQPGYDQGYGQPQGGYDQGYAQQPGYDQGYGQPQGGYDQGYAQQPGYDQGYGQPQGGYDQGYAQQPGYGTPPGGYGPPQGAPDPYAQQGYAPPPAAPGAGRQVQAVLQLDDGSNRNYTLKQGGNVIGRGQDADFRLPDTGVSRRHLEITWDGQSATLADIGSTNGTTVNGTPVQTWQLADGDVIRVGHSSLVFRTQG, encoded by the coding sequence GTGGGCCGCGTTGAGCGCTTCGATCGACGCCTGGAATCCCTGGTGGGCAACACCTTCGCACGCATGTTCGGCGGCAACGTCGTCACGCAAGAGGTGGCGCAAGCCCTGGAACGCGAAGGTGAGGACAACGTTCGTGAGCTGGCCGGTGGCAGGCTGCTCGCCCCCAACCACTACATCGTGTCGCTGGGGCCGACGGACTACGACCGGATGGCCGGCGATGAGTTGCGCGTCACCCGGGTGCTCACCGAAGCCGTTTCGGAGCACCTCGCCGAACACGGCTGGGACACCTATGGTGACGTCGTAGTTTCGCTCGAGCGCAACGACGCGCTGCATACTGGACAATTCAAGACCCGTTCATCCGTCGACCCCGACGTCAGCGCGCGTAACGTCGCGGGTGCAGGACGGTCAGCACGACCCAGCAACGCAGGAGACCCAGCAATGAGCCAGCCCCCCGGCTACGGCCAAGGCCAATACGACCAGGGTGACCCGTACGGCCAGCAGGGCCAGTACGGCTACGGACAGCAGGGACAGCCCGGGTACGACCACCAGGGCGGCTACGGCCAGCCGGGTTACGACCAGGGCGGGTACGGCGGTGGTCAGCCCGGTTACGACCAGGGCGGCTACGGCGGCCAGCCGGGCTACGACCAGGGCTACGGCCAGCCGCAGGGCGGCTACGACCAGGGCTACGCCCAGCAGCCCGGTTACGACCAGGGCTACGGCCAGCCGCAGGGCGGTTATGACCAGGGTTACGCCCAGCAGCCGGGTTACGACCAGGGCTACGGCCAGCCGCAGGGCGGTTATGACCAGGGTTACGCCCAGCAGCCGGGCTACGGCACCCCGCCGGGCGGCTACGGGCCCCCGCAGGGCGCGCCGGACCCGTACGCGCAGCAGGGCTACGCCCCGCCGCCCGCCGCTCCCGGTGCCGGCCGCCAGGTCCAGGCGGTCCTGCAGCTCGACGACGGTTCGAACCGGAACTACACGCTCAAGCAGGGCGGCAACGTCATCGGCCGCGGCCAGGACGCCGACTTCCGCCTGCCGGACACCGGTGTCTCCCGGCGTCACCTGGAGATCACCTGGGACGGCCAGAGCGCGACGCTCGCCGACATCGGCTCCACGAACGGCACCACGGTCAACGGCACCCCGGTGCAGACGTGGCAGCTCGCGGACGGCGACGTGATCCGGGTCGGCCACTCCTCGCTGGTGTTCCGCACGCAGGGCTGA
- a CDS encoding serine/threonine dehydratase: MTTTVVPDVADVTAAAERVRPYVRRTPLLRAEVDGHPLVLKLEHLQRTGSFKLRGALNALLAGERPEQVVTASGGNHGIGVATAAAILGLPATVVVPANVPENKARRIEAAGARLVRAGSRYADAAATAHELAEAPGARYLEAYNDPVVVAGQGTVAAEIVEDAPEVDGIAVAVGGGGLAAGVALGSGGRRTVAVEPERCSCLHQALAAGHPVDAEVDSVAASALGATRVGEVPFAVLSGAPVASLVVGEAEIVAARDRLWDEFRLAVEPAAAVPFAAWLAGNVPGELTCVLLCGANADWTP, translated from the coding sequence ATGACCACCACTGTCGTCCCGGATGTCGCCGACGTCACCGCCGCGGCCGAGCGCGTCCGCCCGTATGTCCGTCGCACCCCGTTGTTGCGCGCCGAGGTCGACGGCCACCCCCTGGTGCTGAAGCTCGAACACCTGCAGCGCACCGGCTCGTTCAAGCTGCGCGGCGCGCTGAACGCGCTGCTCGCGGGCGAGCGGCCGGAGCAGGTGGTGACGGCATCCGGCGGCAACCACGGGATCGGGGTGGCGACGGCGGCGGCGATCCTCGGCCTGCCCGCGACGGTCGTCGTCCCGGCGAACGTCCCGGAGAACAAGGCGCGCCGCATCGAGGCCGCCGGCGCGCGGCTGGTGCGGGCCGGGTCCCGCTACGCCGACGCCGCGGCGACCGCGCACGAGCTGGCCGAGGCGCCCGGTGCCCGCTACCTCGAGGCGTACAACGACCCGGTCGTGGTCGCCGGGCAGGGCACCGTGGCCGCGGAGATCGTCGAGGACGCGCCCGAGGTCGACGGGATCGCGGTCGCCGTGGGCGGCGGCGGGCTCGCGGCCGGAGTCGCGCTCGGTTCCGGCGGACGGCGGACGGTCGCGGTCGAGCCGGAGCGCTGCTCGTGCCTGCACCAGGCGCTGGCGGCCGGGCACCCGGTCGACGCGGAGGTGGACTCGGTCGCCGCGTCCGCCCTGGGCGCGACCCGCGTCGGCGAGGTCCCGTTCGCGGTGTTGTCGGGCGCGCCGGTGGCGTCGCTGGTGGTCGGGGAGGCGGAGATCGTCGCCGCGCGCGACCGGCTGTGGGACGAGTTCCGGCTGGCGGTCGAACCCGCCGCCGCGGTGCCCTTCGCCGCGTGGCTGGCCGGGAACGTGCCCGGCGAGCTGACGTGCGTCCTGCTCTGCGGCGCCAACGCGGACTGGACACCGTAG
- a CDS encoding PP2C family protein-serine/threonine phosphatase, producing the protein MTLVLRYAARSDRGLVRSSNQDSVYAGPRLLALADGMGGHAAGEVASKVVIASLAPLDDDEPGDDLLTMLRDAVAGGNAAISELVANDPDLDGMGTTLTAMLFSGSRLGMVHVGDSRAYMFRNGQLTQITRDDSFVNELLEQGRITADQAATHPQRSLLLKALTGHEVEPSLTVREARAGDRYLLCSDGLSGMVSDETLAEAIRIPDPQDCADRMIELALKGGGTDNVTVIVADVVDVDYGENAPIVGGAAGDGSDQYDHQGDSPAARARALTQPPPPPPPMIAPPEEPKKRRRWRWIVGVLLVLVVLGAGAIATRYFVLSQYYVGEGANQEVAIFRGVPGSILGIPLHQQAEGSCPSGDQVCDELTVPQLQQDAQAAVRNGVKKDSLADARDYIDNFLRYKTLRDCTQTTIPGVPTVPTEPTSQQAGRDCATTTVPGGGG; encoded by the coding sequence ATGACACTCGTTCTTCGCTACGCGGCCCGCAGCGACCGTGGCCTGGTGCGTTCCAGCAACCAGGACTCGGTGTACGCGGGTCCACGCCTGCTCGCACTCGCCGACGGCATGGGTGGCCATGCCGCGGGTGAGGTGGCCAGCAAGGTCGTCATCGCCTCGCTCGCCCCGCTCGACGACGACGAACCGGGCGACGACCTGCTGACCATGCTCAGAGACGCGGTGGCCGGCGGCAACGCGGCCATCAGCGAGCTGGTCGCGAACGACCCCGACCTCGACGGCATGGGCACCACGCTGACGGCGATGCTGTTCTCGGGTTCGCGCCTGGGCATGGTGCACGTCGGGGACTCGCGGGCGTACATGTTCCGCAACGGTCAGCTGACGCAGATCACCCGTGACGACAGCTTCGTCAACGAGCTGCTGGAACAGGGCCGCATCACGGCGGACCAGGCGGCGACCCACCCGCAGCGCTCGCTGCTGCTCAAGGCCCTCACCGGGCACGAGGTGGAGCCGAGCCTGACGGTGCGCGAGGCCCGCGCGGGCGACCGGTACCTGCTGTGCTCGGACGGCCTGTCCGGCATGGTCAGCGACGAGACGCTGGCCGAGGCGATCCGCATCCCGGACCCGCAGGACTGCGCCGACCGCATGATCGAGCTCGCGCTCAAGGGCGGCGGCACCGACAACGTGACGGTCATCGTCGCCGACGTGGTGGACGTCGACTACGGCGAGAACGCCCCCATCGTGGGCGGCGCCGCCGGTGACGGCAGCGACCAGTACGACCACCAGGGCGACTCCCCCGCGGCGCGGGCGCGGGCCCTGACCCAGCCGCCACCACCGCCGCCGCCGATGATCGCGCCGCCGGAGGAGCCGAAGAAGCGCCGCAGGTGGCGCTGGATCGTCGGCGTCCTGCTGGTGCTCGTGGTGCTCGGCGCGGGCGCGATCGCCACCCGCTACTTCGTGCTCAGCCAGTACTACGTGGGCGAGGGCGCCAACCAGGAGGTCGCGATCTTCCGCGGTGTGCCCGGCAGCATCCTCGGCATCCCGTTGCACCAGCAGGCGGAGGGCTCGTGCCCGTCCGGTGACCAGGTGTGCGACGAGCTGACCGTGCCGCAGTTGCAACAGGACGCGCAGGCGGCGGTGCGCAACGGCGTGAAGAAGGACAGCCTGGCCGACGCCCGCGACTACATCGACAACTTCCTGCGCTACAAGACGCTGCGGGACTGCACCCAGACCACGATCCCCGGCGTGCCGACGGTGCCGACCGAACCGACGAGCCAGCAGGCGGGGAGGGACTGCGCGACGACGACGGTGCCAGGTGGTGGAGGCTGA